One Prevotella intermedia ATCC 25611 = DSM 20706 DNA window includes the following coding sequences:
- a CDS encoding ATP-binding cassette domain-containing protein, producing MIEVKNLVFNYPGNKKKVFDGLNLTLNENRIYGLLGKNGMGKSTLLYLISGLLRPKSGEVSIDGMETKKRRPEMLREIYVVPEEYNLPNLTLKQYVKVHQDFYPRFSEEILMKCLKDFEMQPDVNFKHLSMGQKKKIYMSFAVASCCQLLLMDEPTNGLDIPSKALFRKVIAGNLPADSSLIISTHQVHDVEQLLDHVFVLNNSEMIINASVEEIAKEYEFTYRNANEMDENVLYAEPSLQGNAVIARRKADSPETTINLELLFNAATLGKLNNK from the coding sequence ATGATTGAAGTCAAAAACTTAGTATTCAACTATCCCGGCAACAAGAAAAAGGTGTTCGACGGATTGAATTTAACGCTCAACGAAAACCGCATTTATGGTCTTTTGGGTAAGAATGGTATGGGTAAGAGCACTTTGCTTTACTTAATATCTGGTTTGTTGCGCCCAAAGAGCGGTGAGGTTAGCATCGATGGAATGGAAACAAAGAAGCGTCGTCCGGAAATGCTTCGTGAAATATATGTAGTGCCAGAAGAATATAATCTTCCAAATCTCACGCTGAAGCAGTATGTGAAAGTACATCAAGACTTTTACCCACGCTTCAGCGAGGAGATTTTAATGAAGTGTCTGAAAGATTTTGAAATGCAGCCAGACGTAAACTTCAAGCACCTGTCAATGGGTCAGAAGAAGAAGATTTATATGAGTTTTGCCGTGGCTTCTTGCTGCCAGCTGCTCTTAATGGACGAGCCGACAAACGGTCTTGACATTCCTTCAAAGGCACTTTTCCGCAAGGTGATAGCAGGAAACCTGCCTGCCGACTCGTCGCTCATTATATCTACGCACCAAGTACACGATGTTGAGCAGCTGCTCGACCACGTTTTCGTTCTCAATAACTCGGAGATGATAATCAACGCATCGGTGGAAGAGATTGCTAAAGAATACGAATTTACTTACCGTAACGCCAACGAGATGGACGAAAACGTGCTTTACGCCGAGCCATCGCTGCAAGGCAACGCTGTAATTGCACGCAGAAAGGCAGACAGCCCCGAAACTACAATCAACTTGGAATTGCTCTTCAATGCAGCAACATTAGGTAAACTAAACAATAAATAA
- a CDS encoding GIN domain-containing protein — MKKIFGFTFNVCLSILVFALLFTSCVHKKRDMGKVITKEIKVTPFQDLSLFSNSTVNIIPGDTFKVVVKGKEKLLANVSAKVENGVLTVSDTRELFSNKNELNFGTFTREDYFTEIYITMPTLRNIYQEGNSSININKTMTGDSIYIDILGNSDLNIAGLTAKSLKMNVQGNASVDLAHLTVDRTNVDVLGNASMDLMFDLGGDVNLGIQGNGSATLTGVTRNQPIYKMQGNGTINDRTTRAQK; from the coding sequence ATGAAAAAGATATTTGGTTTTACATTCAACGTATGCCTTTCAATATTGGTTTTTGCACTGTTGTTCACATCGTGCGTACATAAGAAAAGAGATATGGGCAAGGTTATAACAAAGGAAATAAAGGTTACGCCTTTCCAAGACCTTAGTTTGTTTTCCAACTCAACAGTGAATATCATTCCCGGCGACACATTTAAAGTAGTGGTAAAAGGCAAAGAGAAGTTGCTTGCTAACGTAAGCGCAAAGGTTGAGAACGGCGTACTGACAGTATCTGATACAAGGGAACTCTTCTCCAATAAAAACGAATTAAACTTCGGAACATTTACAAGAGAAGACTATTTTACCGAAATTTACATCACAATGCCCACCCTGCGCAACATCTACCAAGAGGGTAATTCATCTATAAACATCAACAAAACGATGACAGGAGACAGCATTTACATCGATATACTTGGCAATTCCGACCTTAATATTGCAGGACTTACAGCGAAAAGCCTAAAGATGAATGTTCAAGGAAATGCCAGTGTAGACTTGGCACACTTAACCGTAGACCGCACAAATGTGGATGTCTTAGGCAATGCGTCAATGGATTTAATGTTCGATTTAGGCGGCGATGTAAACTTAGGCATACAAGGAAACGGTTCTGCAACGCTCACAGGTGTAACCCGTAACCAACCTATTTACAAGATGCAGGGCAACGGAACCATTAACGACCGCACTACTCGTGCACAGAAATAA
- a CDS encoding GntR family transcriptional regulator, which yields MNFNSNKAIYEQMAERLCDEIIAENYKADDRIPSVREYAIMLEVNTNTAVKAYELLAREEIIYNKRGLGYFVSPNARTQILAQRKDEFVNEMLPEVFRQMALLEIDIKDIEKMWNETHTS from the coding sequence ATGAATTTCAATAGTAACAAGGCTATATACGAGCAGATGGCAGAACGCCTATGCGACGAGATAATTGCCGAAAACTACAAGGCAGACGACCGAATACCCTCGGTAAGGGAGTATGCCATTATGTTGGAGGTGAACACCAACACCGCCGTAAAGGCGTATGAGCTACTCGCCCGCGAGGAAATAATCTACAACAAGCGAGGCTTAGGCTACTTCGTGTCGCCCAACGCACGCACGCAGATACTCGCCCAACGCAAGGACGAGTTTGTAAACGAGATGTTGCCAGAGGTTTTCAGACAGATGGCACTGCTCGAAATCGATATAAAGGACATCGAAAAAATGTGGAACGAAACGCACACTTCGTAG
- a CDS encoding M13 family metallopeptidase translates to MKKRTLIAACLLAGMSVNAQNFSSGIDKKNMNLNVKPGTDFYQYAAGGWLKSHPLDAEHTSNGAFVDLFEENQKRIQELILEYASKPQQQGTLGQKLGSLYNMMMDSVRLNREGWAPLKPTLSRIAAIKNNKEYQVVTAQLDRHGENTMMYGIGVGADMRNASMNIVSIGQGGLGMGTRDYYLNDDPQTVKVREAYKTYMKNLFKMVGNDEATAAKKVEAIMAIETRIAKASYSNVQLRDIDKNYHKMSYNELVLNFPGIDWGNVFLQTGFPPFDAVDVGQPEPIHEVEKILAETKLDDLKAYAEIKVISGASSQLSDAFRAESFKYNSVVSGAQQDRPRWKRAVGTVSNVFGEAVGKLYVEKYFPESSKQRMIELVKNLQEALAQRIQEATWMSAETKAQAKDKLDNFIVKIGYPDKWRDYSGLQIDEKLSLYENMQNVSEFFLQDELNRKVNKPVDKMEWGMTPQTINAYYNPTTNEICFPAAILQPPFFDPEADDAVNYGGIGAVIGHEMSHGFDDQGSQFDKTGNQRDWWTPQDKKNFQERSKVLVDHFGKVEVVNGKKVNGQLTLGENIGDNGGLNIAFRALQNSMKKKPLKVLDGFTPEQRFFLSWARVWAGNARPEYLEYVITVDPHSPNMARVNAALPQIDAWYDAFKIKKSDKLFIPAKKRAQIW, encoded by the coding sequence ATGAAAAAGAGAACATTAATAGCAGCCTGCCTGTTGGCAGGAATGTCTGTAAATGCACAAAACTTCTCATCAGGTATCGACAAGAAAAACATGAACCTGAACGTGAAACCTGGCACCGACTTCTACCAGTATGCAGCTGGAGGTTGGCTAAAGAGCCACCCATTGGACGCTGAACACACCAGCAACGGTGCCTTTGTAGACCTCTTCGAGGAGAACCAGAAGCGCATTCAAGAGCTTATTTTGGAATACGCAAGCAAGCCACAGCAGCAAGGTACGCTCGGACAAAAGCTCGGAAGCCTCTACAATATGATGATGGACAGCGTACGCTTGAACCGTGAAGGTTGGGCACCGCTGAAACCAACACTCTCTCGCATCGCTGCCATCAAGAACAACAAAGAATATCAGGTTGTTACAGCACAGCTCGACCGCCACGGCGAGAACACGATGATGTACGGAATTGGCGTAGGTGCCGATATGCGCAACGCATCTATGAACATCGTTTCTATCGGTCAGGGCGGTTTAGGTATGGGCACACGCGACTACTATCTGAACGACGACCCACAAACCGTAAAGGTTCGCGAAGCCTACAAAACCTATATGAAGAACCTCTTCAAGATGGTAGGCAACGATGAAGCCACAGCTGCGAAGAAGGTGGAAGCCATTATGGCAATCGAAACACGCATCGCAAAAGCCAGCTATTCGAACGTTCAGCTCCGCGACATCGACAAGAACTACCACAAGATGAGCTACAACGAACTCGTGCTGAACTTCCCTGGCATCGACTGGGGCAACGTATTCCTGCAGACAGGATTCCCTCCTTTCGATGCAGTAGACGTTGGTCAGCCTGAGCCAATACACGAAGTAGAGAAGATTCTCGCTGAAACAAAACTCGACGACCTCAAGGCATACGCCGAAATAAAGGTTATCTCGGGTGCATCAAGCCAGCTCAGCGATGCCTTCCGTGCTGAAAGCTTCAAGTACAACAGCGTGGTAAGCGGTGCACAACAAGACCGTCCACGTTGGAAGCGTGCAGTAGGCACAGTGTCAAACGTATTCGGCGAAGCTGTCGGCAAACTCTATGTAGAGAAATATTTCCCCGAAAGCAGCAAGCAACGTATGATAGAACTCGTGAAGAACCTGCAGGAAGCATTGGCACAACGCATTCAGGAAGCAACATGGATGAGTGCAGAAACCAAGGCACAGGCTAAGGACAAGCTCGACAACTTCATCGTAAAGATTGGCTATCCCGACAAGTGGCGCGATTACAGCGGACTGCAAATCGACGAGAAACTCTCACTCTACGAGAATATGCAGAACGTAAGCGAGTTCTTCCTCCAAGACGAATTGAACAGAAAGGTGAACAAGCCAGTAGACAAAATGGAATGGGGTATGACACCACAGACCATCAATGCCTACTACAACCCTACAACAAACGAAATCTGTTTCCCTGCAGCTATCCTCCAGCCTCCATTCTTCGACCCTGAAGCCGACGATGCAGTGAACTACGGTGGTATCGGTGCAGTAATCGGACACGAGATGAGCCACGGCTTCGACGACCAAGGTTCACAGTTCGACAAGACAGGTAACCAACGCGATTGGTGGACTCCACAGGACAAGAAGAACTTCCAAGAACGTTCAAAAGTATTGGTAGACCACTTCGGCAAGGTAGAAGTTGTGAACGGAAAGAAGGTGAACGGCCAGCTCACATTGGGCGAAAACATCGGCGACAACGGCGGTTTGAACATCGCATTCCGTGCTTTGCAAAACAGCATGAAGAAGAAACCACTGAAGGTATTGGACGGTTTCACACCCGAACAACGCTTCTTCCTTTCTTGGGCACGTGTATGGGCAGGCAACGCTCGCCCAGAATACTTGGAGTACGTCATTACCGTAGACCCACACTCTCCTAACATGGCACGCGTGAATGCTGCACTCCCACAAATCGACGCATGGTACGATGCATTTAAAATCAAGAAGAGCGACAAGCTCTTTATCCCTGCAAAGAAGCGCGCACAGATTTGGTAA
- a CDS encoding AMP-dependent synthetase/ligase, protein MQAKHHYAVLIHEQAKKYGTKPVITFRNFGSLNWKSVSWNQFSMRVKQVSNALLNFGLKPQENIAVFAQNCIQYLYTDFGAYGVRVTTIPFYASSSEQQIQYIIQDASVRYIFVGEQEQYDKARRIFSLCPSLERIIIFDSSVRTSSNDTYAIFFEDFLKLGEGLPRQSEVEKRWAEASDDDICNILYTSGTTGESKGVILTHGMYNAAMYANSQCVPVTDKDRAMAFLPFAHVFERAFSYLVLGNGGEVIVNTYPKEIQDSMRETNPTCMASVPRFWEKVYIAVKERIEKSSAVQRKIFEHALEVGRKHNVVYLGRGKRPPLNLQLEYKLINKTILSLVRKQLGLTNPNFFPTAGAYISPDVETFVHSIGLDMLAGYGLTESLATVSCDHRGKAFTVGSVGIPIEGLEIKIGENDEILLKGPTITPGYYRREHINETAFTKDGFFRTGDSGYLKDGELYLKERIKDLFKTSNGKYIAPQMIEGLLLVDKFIDQVAIIADQRKYVSALIVPEFRVLEDWAKEYNIAYDSRESLCSNHQVNKMMKERIATLLQLLAPYEQIKQFTLLPQNFSAENGELTNTLKLRRPIVYKNYKEIIERMYEE, encoded by the coding sequence ATGCAGGCAAAACATCACTACGCAGTACTCATACATGAGCAAGCCAAAAAATATGGCACAAAACCCGTTATAACATTCAGAAACTTTGGTAGTTTAAATTGGAAATCGGTTTCTTGGAATCAGTTTTCCATGCGTGTTAAGCAAGTTTCAAACGCTTTGCTCAACTTCGGCTTAAAGCCACAAGAGAACATTGCGGTGTTTGCGCAGAACTGCATACAATATTTATACACCGATTTCGGTGCGTATGGCGTTCGTGTAACTACAATTCCGTTCTACGCATCAAGCTCTGAACAACAGATACAATACATTATTCAAGATGCCAGCGTGCGCTACATCTTCGTGGGCGAGCAGGAACAATACGACAAGGCACGCCGTATATTTTCGCTTTGCCCATCGTTGGAGCGCATCATCATCTTCGACTCAAGTGTACGCACCAGCTCAAACGATACTTACGCTATCTTCTTTGAAGACTTCCTGAAGCTCGGCGAGGGACTTCCACGACAGTCGGAGGTGGAGAAACGTTGGGCTGAAGCGAGCGACGACGACATTTGCAACATACTCTACACCAGCGGTACAACGGGCGAAAGCAAGGGTGTTATCCTCACCCACGGTATGTACAACGCAGCAATGTATGCCAACAGCCAATGCGTTCCCGTTACCGACAAGGACAGAGCGATGGCTTTCCTGCCTTTCGCACACGTTTTCGAGCGTGCTTTCTCTTATTTGGTATTGGGCAATGGCGGCGAAGTGATAGTGAACACGTACCCGAAAGAAATTCAAGACAGTATGCGCGAAACCAACCCAACCTGTATGGCATCGGTGCCACGCTTCTGGGAAAAGGTGTATATTGCCGTAAAGGAAAGGATAGAAAAGTCGAGTGCCGTACAACGAAAGATATTCGAACACGCCTTGGAAGTAGGACGCAAGCACAACGTGGTGTATCTTGGACGCGGCAAACGTCCGCCTTTGAACTTGCAATTGGAGTATAAACTCATCAACAAAACAATATTGAGCCTTGTCCGCAAACAGTTGGGACTTACCAATCCTAACTTCTTCCCAACGGCAGGTGCATACATTTCGCCCGATGTAGAAACGTTTGTACACAGCATTGGGCTTGATATGCTTGCGGGATATGGCCTCACCGAGAGCCTTGCAACCGTAAGTTGCGACCATCGTGGCAAAGCCTTTACAGTGGGTTCGGTGGGTATTCCTATCGAAGGATTGGAAATAAAAATCGGCGAAAACGACGAGATACTGCTCAAAGGTCCAACCATTACGCCGGGATACTACCGCCGTGAGCATATAAACGAAACGGCTTTCACCAAAGACGGCTTCTTCCGTACAGGCGATTCGGGCTACCTTAAAGACGGCGAACTGTATTTGAAAGAACGCATAAAAGACCTTTTCAAGACATCGAACGGCAAGTACATCGCACCACAGATGATAGAAGGACTACTCTTGGTAGACAAATTCATCGACCAAGTAGCCATCATTGCCGACCAACGCAAATATGTTTCTGCGCTCATTGTACCCGAATTCAGAGTATTGGAGGATTGGGCGAAGGAATACAATATAGCCTACGATAGCCGAGAGTCGCTCTGCAGCAACCATCAAGTAAACAAAATGATGAAAGAACGCATAGCTACCTTGTTGCAGCTGCTTGCTCCTTACGAGCAGATAAAGCAGTTTACGCTGTTGCCACAGAACTTCTCGGCAGAGAATGGCGAGCTTACAAACACGCTGAAACTGCGACGACCGATAGTATACAAGAACTACAAGGAGATTATCGAGCGTATGTACGAGGAATAA
- the prfB gene encoding peptide chain release factor 2, whose amino-acid sequence MITAEQLKDVVARVDALHHYLNIDKKKIEFEEEQLRTQAPDFWEDADRAREQMKKVKGIEKWLKGYNNVRSQAEELQLAFDFYKDELVTEEEVDNAYKKVITDIESLELMNMLRQEEDPMECVMKINSGAGGTESQDWASMLMRMYMRYGEAHGHKVTISDIQDGDEAGIKSVTMKFEGGEYAYGFLKSENGVHRLVRVSPFNAQGKRMTSFASVFVSPLIDDSIEVYVDPARVSWDTFRSGGAGGQNVNKVESGVRLRYQYEDPDTGEQEEILIENTETRDQPKNRAKAMQLLKSQLYDRAMKKRMEAQAKVEASKKKIEWGSQIRSYVFDDRRVKDHRTNYQTSDVDGVMDGNIDDFIKAYLMEFPVEEE is encoded by the coding sequence GTGATTACAGCAGAACAACTGAAAGATGTGGTGGCGCGTGTAGATGCCTTGCACCACTATCTCAACATAGATAAGAAGAAAATAGAGTTCGAAGAAGAGCAACTTCGCACGCAGGCACCCGACTTTTGGGAAGATGCCGACCGTGCAAGGGAGCAGATGAAGAAGGTGAAAGGCATAGAAAAGTGGCTGAAAGGCTACAACAACGTGCGCTCACAAGCCGAAGAACTGCAGCTTGCCTTCGATTTCTATAAAGACGAACTCGTTACCGAAGAAGAGGTAGACAATGCCTATAAGAAGGTAATAACCGACATCGAGAGTCTGGAACTCATGAATATGCTCCGCCAAGAGGAAGACCCTATGGAGTGTGTGATGAAGATTAACTCTGGCGCAGGGGGCACAGAGAGCCAAGATTGGGCTTCTATGCTTATGCGTATGTATATGCGCTACGGCGAAGCGCACGGCCACAAGGTAACAATTTCGGACATTCAAGACGGCGACGAAGCAGGCATAAAGAGCGTAACGATGAAGTTTGAAGGCGGAGAATATGCCTACGGATTCTTGAAAAGCGAAAACGGCGTGCACCGTTTGGTGCGTGTCAGCCCTTTCAATGCACAGGGAAAGCGTATGACAAGCTTTGCCAGCGTGTTTGTTTCGCCGCTCATCGACGATTCCATCGAAGTGTATGTAGACCCTGCACGCGTAAGTTGGGACACCTTCCGTTCGGGCGGTGCAGGCGGACAGAACGTAAACAAGGTGGAATCGGGTGTGCGTCTGCGCTATCAATACGAAGACCCCGACACGGGAGAGCAGGAGGAAATCCTCATAGAAAATACGGAAACGCGCGACCAACCCAAGAACCGAGCAAAGGCTATGCAGCTCTTGAAGTCGCAATTGTACGACCGTGCGATGAAGAAACGCATGGAGGCGCAAGCCAAGGTTGAGGCTTCGAAGAAGAAAATAGAATGGGGAAGCCAGATAAGAAGCTATGTCTTCGACGACCGACGTGTGAAAGACCACCGCACAAACTATCAGACTTCTGATGTAGACGGTGTGATGGACGGCAACATAGACGACTTTATAAAAGCCTACTTAATGGAGTTTCCAGTAGAAGAAGAATAG
- a CDS encoding CYTH domain-containing protein produces the protein MSSGLEIERKFLVHKDIDWKSRAHSVSHIQQGYFVAVNTVRIRIRDSKGYLTIKGKSNDGGLSRYEFEKEITLEEAQQLLRLCEKGVIDKHRYLVKSGSHTFEVDEFHGENDGLVMAEVELNSTTETFEKPDFIGMEVTGDARFYNRQMRHNPFSAWKNTLPAEYR, from the coding sequence ATGAGCAGCGGATTAGAAATAGAACGCAAGTTTCTCGTTCATAAAGACATTGATTGGAAGAGTAGGGCGCACAGCGTAAGCCACATTCAGCAAGGCTATTTTGTGGCTGTAAACACCGTTCGCATACGCATTCGCGATAGCAAAGGCTACCTCACGATTAAGGGAAAATCGAACGACGGCGGACTTTCGCGCTACGAATTTGAGAAGGAAATAACCCTCGAAGAAGCCCAACAACTTCTTCGTCTGTGCGAGAAAGGCGTCATAGACAAACACCGTTATCTCGTGAAAAGCGGCAGCCACACTTTCGAGGTAGACGAATTTCACGGTGAAAACGACGGACTCGTAATGGCAGAAGTCGAACTAAACAGTACAACGGAAACGTTTGAAAAGCCCGACTTCATAGGAATGGAGGTTACAGGCGACGCCCGCTTCTACAATCGGCAGATGCGCCACAATCCGTTTAGTGCTTGGAAAAATACCTTACCAGCAGAGTACCGATAA
- a CDS encoding VanZ family protein — translation MEKILQLLRKFPMSIGMSVAILIVSLIAIPDTPLKDITLIDKWAHIGLYAALGLIIAHEYFHNHKHVTRKGMFLGIWLLPTLLGGVTEVLQAYCTNGNRNGEWLDFVANIVGSTLALIIGTLLVRYFSKH, via the coding sequence ATGGAAAAGATTCTTCAGTTATTGCGCAAGTTTCCGATGTCGATAGGTATGTCGGTTGCTATTTTAATCGTTTCGTTGATTGCCATTCCCGACACTCCATTAAAGGATATTACGCTCATAGACAAGTGGGCGCACATCGGCTTGTATGCAGCATTGGGATTGATAATCGCACACGAGTATTTCCACAACCACAAGCACGTAACCCGAAAGGGTATGTTTTTGGGCATTTGGCTGCTGCCTACGCTCTTAGGCGGTGTAACAGAGGTGTTGCAAGCCTATTGTACCAATGGGAACAGAAATGGCGAATGGCTCGATTTCGTTGCCAATATAGTGGGCTCTACCCTCGCTTTGATTATCGGTACTCTGCTGGTAAGGTATTTTTCCAAGCACTAA
- a CDS encoding helix-hairpin-helix domain-containing protein has product MNIRDFFYLQKSDRKVIAFLLCLAVAVLGAIFLLGNKSPRTLLNAADSTAFVAEKGGRMNGRATDLRHYELENNRKAELFPFDPNTADSAQLSRLGLAPYQIRNIYKYRAKGGVFRSPQSFAKVYGLTRKQYRDLEPYITIGDDYQPAFTMETIRGYERERAAEQRKLHEAYEAYKQNDAYKPYKKYDRDTIRYPIKIKLGEHINLACADTTILKKVPGIGSGWAKAIVGYGERLGGYVAVGQLKEIEGFPMESLPFFEVRNAHTKQLNLNTLSVSQLRRHPYINFYMARQIAEYRRLKGKLSSLSQLRLLKDFPPDIIEKLQPYVCF; this is encoded by the coding sequence ATGAATATTCGTGATTTCTTTTACTTGCAGAAGTCCGATAGAAAGGTAATTGCTTTCTTGCTATGCCTTGCCGTTGCCGTATTGGGAGCAATATTCCTGTTAGGCAACAAGAGCCCTCGCACATTGCTGAACGCCGCCGACAGCACGGCTTTTGTAGCAGAAAAAGGAGGAAGAATGAACGGTAGGGCAACCGACCTGCGCCACTACGAACTGGAAAACAACAGAAAAGCAGAGCTGTTCCCTTTCGACCCCAACACAGCCGACAGCGCACAACTGAGCCGTTTAGGGCTTGCGCCTTACCAAATACGCAACATCTACAAATACAGAGCCAAGGGAGGCGTGTTCCGTTCGCCACAATCGTTTGCCAAAGTCTATGGTCTGACACGCAAGCAGTATCGCGATTTAGAACCCTACATCACCATTGGCGACGACTATCAGCCCGCTTTCACGATGGAAACCATACGAGGCTACGAGCGCGAAAGGGCAGCAGAGCAGCGCAAACTGCACGAAGCCTACGAGGCTTACAAGCAGAACGATGCGTACAAACCTTACAAGAAATACGACAGAGACACCATTCGCTACCCCATTAAAATAAAGTTGGGCGAGCACATCAACCTCGCCTGTGCCGACACCACGATACTGAAGAAAGTTCCCGGCATAGGTTCGGGGTGGGCAAAAGCCATTGTCGGCTATGGCGAACGGCTTGGCGGATATGTCGCAGTGGGGCAACTGAAAGAGATAGAGGGCTTTCCTATGGAGTCACTGCCTTTCTTTGAAGTCCGCAACGCCCACACCAAGCAACTCAACCTGAACACGCTTTCGGTGTCGCAGCTGCGTCGCCATCCTTACATAAACTTCTATATGGCACGCCAAATAGCAGAATACAGACGATTAAAGGGCAAGCTAAGCAGTCTGTCGCAACTTCGATTGCTCAAGGATTTCCCACCCGACATAATCGAAAAATTGCAACCTTATGTTTGTTTTTAG